Proteins encoded in a region of the Trypanosoma brucei gambiense DAL972 chromosome 11, complete sequence genome:
- a CDS encoding Protein translation factor SUI1 homolog,putative → MNANDEMSALMDQKRTVQNALEAQKVHIRVQQRRGRKFVTSVQGLNQQLNFRRINREFMRRWGCNGTVITTPEAGTVIQLQGNWSEEIRTFLLEEHMATEQNLEIHSLN, encoded by the coding sequence atgaaTGCAAACGACGAGATGAGCGCGTTGATGGACCAGAAGCGGACTGTGCAGAATGCCCTTGAGGCGCAGAAGGTTCACATTCGTGTGCAGCAGCGTAGAGGAAGGAAATTTGTTACCTCCGTACAGGGCCTCAACCAGCAACTAAATTTCCGCCGTATTAACCGTGAGTTCATGCGCCGGTGGGGATGCAACGGGACGGTGATCACTACACCAGAGGCGGGAACTGTCATTCAGCTGCAAGGAAACTGGAGCGAAGAGATTCGCACATTCCTTCTTGAAGAGCACATGGCGACCGAGCAGAACTTAGAGATCCACTCGCTGAACTGA
- a CDS encoding RBP38, giving the protein MPVLPEFIPLGKQKEMFAVSSWRDSPQASTPALSNVANQPMSPALLPAAQCEKDVGQQGKGQRTRKSKGRGKNQSSQRQPDVEDFFVNFVLPPGISFANIKEELQLFATTPLHIYDVGPPHTLLVKKSTGAVGNADADVSAASQQADGTAPLIDKGVSKCAAHEQSPIRTPNIMCGATADCSGEVAGAAMPGISLPPSIPAETLSKGYLISLLFAESSEAEKVSELLKKKWPQSTVTIVPRNRSMLNASLVLKGLPNLPKTEVIIEELDKIIPHKPSYIRLHRGERGVFKNVVFIKYPNREIAEECKLRLERLYIGSRPLKVEFKKKEKPAAEKDEGMTLQQLVRDLRVSSENEGFRYQRSDLSKEDLKVLKQLCNSYGLSFDLDDRTVTVRRILPLSGRPSPAMRPTAANGCASHTLTATMPTPGTLQPMDFRGIRHWRELNSQQVSLGIARPKEPGSVQPFAPGRGRPL; this is encoded by the coding sequence atgccTGTGCTTCCGGAGTTCATCCCACTAGGGAAGCAAAAGGAGATGTTCGCCGTCTCCTCATGGCGTGACTCCCCGCAAGCATCAACACCTGCGCTTTCAAACGTGGCAAATCAGCCAATGAGTCCCGCTCTACTGCCAGCTGCTCAGTGCGAAAAGGATGTTGGACAACAGGGAAAGGGCCAACGTACACGAAaatcaaaaggaaggggaaagaaccAATCTTCACAGCGGCAGCCTGACGTGGAAGATTTCTTCGTCAACTTCGTTCTTCCACCTGGGATATCTTTTGCCAATATCAAGGAGGAACTGCAACTCTTTGCAACAACACCGCTGCACATATATGATGTTGGACCACCGCACACACTTTTGGTTAAGAAGAGCACAGGTGCAGTTGGTAATGCCGACGCGGATGTCAGCGCCGCATCCCAACAAGCCGATGGCACCGCCCCCCTCATCGACAAGGGCGTATCCAAGTGCGCTGCACATGAACAATCACCGATCCGAACACCAAACATCATGTGTGGTGCCACTGCAGACTGTAGTGGCGAGGTTGCGGGTGCAGCGATGCCTGGTATATCCCTTCCTCCATCCATCCCTGCAGAAACACTCTCAAAGGGTTATCTGATTTCACTTCTGTTCGCTGAAAGTAGCGAAGCAGAGAAGGTGAGCGAGTTactcaaaaagaaatggcCGCAGTCCACAGTGACAATAGTTCCGCGTAACCGCTCGATGCTGAATGCATCATTGGTTCTTAAGGGCCTCCCAAACCTTCCGAAAACGGAGGTTATTATTGAGGAACTTGATAAAATCATTCCACATAAGCCGTCTTATATTCGCCTCCATCGCGGTGAGCGTGGGGTCTTCAAGAATGTGGTATTTATCAAGTACCCAAATCGAGAAATCGCTGAAGAGTGCAAGCTGCGGCTTGAGCGCCTCTACATCGGATCGCGCCCGCTGAAGGTggaatttaaaaagaaagaaaaacccGCTGCAGAAAAGGATGAGGGTATGACCTTACAGCAACTTGTTCGTGACCTACGCGTGAGCTCAGAGAATGAGGGTTTCAGATATCAGCGCAGTGATCTCAGCAAAGAAGACCTCAAAGTGCTCAAGCAACTCTGCAACTCTTATGGCCTTTCTTTCGATCTTGACGACCGCACCGTAACGGTGCGCCGTATTCTCCCATTGAGCGGGCGTCCCTCCCCAGCAATGCGTCCCACTGCTGCCAATGGCTGTGCCTCCCACACGTTGACTGCAACAATGCCAACACCGGGAACACTGCAGCCGATGGATTTTCGGGGTATTCGCCATTGGCGGGAACTGAACAGCCAACAAGTTTCACTGGGCATTGCACGACCGAAGGAGCCTGGTTCGGTACAACCTTTCGCTCCGGGTCGTGGTCGCCCCTTGTGA